The Denticeps clupeoides chromosome 5, fDenClu1.1, whole genome shotgun sequence genome includes a region encoding these proteins:
- the pmvk gene encoding phosphomevalonate kinase isoform X1 gives MAVAGPVLILLFSGKRKSGKDYVTDLIREKLGADVCCVLRLSAPLKEQYAQERGLDFTELLGAGRYKEQYRADMIQWGERKREQDPGFFCRLAIRDATQPVWIVSDARRASDLQWFWKEFPHQCHCVRVEASEQSRVNRGWEFTAGIDDGESECGLDHGVQFDWMIHNDGDPAVLDEQLKELFSLVCKHITENTNNSTGTAPKT, from the exons ATGGCGGTGGCGGGTCCTGTGTTAATATTGCTCTTTAGTGGCAAACGCAAGTCGGGGAAGGATTACGTGACCGACCTGATTCGGGAAAA ACTTGGTGCGGACGTCTGCTGTGTTTTGCGTCTCTCGGCGCCCCTTAAAGAGCAGTATGCACAG GAACGAGGGCTGGACTTTACGGAGCTGCTTGGCGCGGGGCGGTATAAGGAGCAGTACCGCGCGGACATGATCCAGTGGGGTGAAAGGAAGCGGGAGCAGGACCCGGGCTTCTTCTGCCGCCTGGCCATTAGGGACGCGACACAGCCGGTGTGG ATCGTCAGCGATGCCCGACGCGCGTCCGACCTGCAGTGGTTCTGGAAGGAATTTCCACATCAGTGCCACTGTGTTCGTGTTGAGGCCTCGGAGCAGAGCAGGGTGAACAGGGGCTGGGAGTTCACAGCAG GAATCGATGATGGAGAATCAGAATGTGGCTTAGACCACGGAGTACAATTTGACTGGATGATCCATAATGACGGGGATCCTGCTGTGCTAGACGAACAATTAAAAGAACTCTTTTCACTGGTTTGCAAGCATATCACAGAGAACACAAATAATTCCACAGGAACCGCCCCAAAGACGTGA
- the pmvk gene encoding phosphomevalonate kinase isoform X2, with protein MAVAGPVLILLFSGKRKSGKDYVTDLIREKLGADVCCVLRLSAPLKEQYAQERGLDFTELLGAGRYKEQYRADMIQWGERKREQDPGFFCRLAIRDATQPIVSDARRASDLQWFWKEFPHQCHCVRVEASEQSRVNRGWEFTAGIDDGESECGLDHGVQFDWMIHNDGDPAVLDEQLKELFSLVCKHITENTNNSTGTAPKT; from the exons ATGGCGGTGGCGGGTCCTGTGTTAATATTGCTCTTTAGTGGCAAACGCAAGTCGGGGAAGGATTACGTGACCGACCTGATTCGGGAAAA ACTTGGTGCGGACGTCTGCTGTGTTTTGCGTCTCTCGGCGCCCCTTAAAGAGCAGTATGCACAG GAACGAGGGCTGGACTTTACGGAGCTGCTTGGCGCGGGGCGGTATAAGGAGCAGTACCGCGCGGACATGATCCAGTGGGGTGAAAGGAAGCGGGAGCAGGACCCGGGCTTCTTCTGCCGCCTGGCCATTAGGGACGCGACACAGCCG ATCGTCAGCGATGCCCGACGCGCGTCCGACCTGCAGTGGTTCTGGAAGGAATTTCCACATCAGTGCCACTGTGTTCGTGTTGAGGCCTCGGAGCAGAGCAGGGTGAACAGGGGCTGGGAGTTCACAGCAG GAATCGATGATGGAGAATCAGAATGTGGCTTAGACCACGGAGTACAATTTGACTGGATGATCCATAATGACGGGGATCCTGCTGTGCTAGACGAACAATTAAAAGAACTCTTTTCACTGGTTTGCAAGCATATCACAGAGAACACAAATAATTCCACAGGAACCGCCCCAAAGACGTGA
- the decr1 gene encoding 2,4-dienoyl-CoA reductase [(3E)-enoyl-CoA-producing], mitochondrial — protein MASSLLGRISVIQRDIASPVKHLAYVRLFSNGSHALCQKVPPQASFFPVKEAPMLLPGTFKNKVAFITGGGTGLGKGMASTLSALGAECVIASRKLDILKKTADEISHKTGNKVHAVQCNVRDPASVGAAVDSVVSQVGLPDVIINNAAGNFISPSEKLSANAWKTITDIVLNGTANVTLEIGKRLIKAGKGAAFLAITTIYAETGSGFVVPSASAKAGVEALCMSLAGEWGRYGLRFNVIQPGPIKTKGAFSRLDPAGVYEQVLLDRMPVGRLGTPGEIANLAAYLCSDYASWVSGAIIRMDGGEYVLMSGEFNHLRMVTKDQWSEFESMIRKTKNES, from the exons ATGGCAAGTTCACTGCTTGGACGTATTTCTGTGATTCAACGAGACATAGCTTCACCAGTTAAACATCTAGCTTATGTTCGG TTGTTCTCTAATGGAAGCCATGCCCTGTGCCAAAAAGTGCCACCCCAAGCCTCGTTCTTCCCCGTCAAGGAAGCGCCCATGCTCCTGCCAGGAACGTTCAAAAACAAAGTGGCCTTCATCACTGGTGGAGGCACGGGATTAGGGAAGGGAATGGCATCCACTCTGTCAGCCCTTGGTGCTGAATGTGTCATTGCAAGCAG AAAGCTTGATATTTTGAAAAAGACTGCGGATGAAATCTCTCACAAAACGGGAAACAAG GTCCATGCTGTACAGTGCAATGTGAGGGACCCGGCATCAGTGGGAGCTGCCGTGGATTCTGTTGTTAGTCAAGTTGGTCTCCCTGAT GTAATAATCAACAACGCTGCAGGTAATTTCATCTCCCCTTCAGAGAAACTTTCTGCCAACGCCTGGAAAACCATCACTGACATTGTGCTGAACGGCACAGCCAACGTCACTCTGGAAATTGGAAAGCGCCTGATAAAAGCTGGAAAAG GGGCAGCTTTTCTGGCCATCACCACCATCTATGCTGAGACTGGCTCTGGATTTGTGGTGCCCAGTGCTTCTGCTAAAGCTGGAGTGGAAGCCCTCTGCAT gtcGCTCGCTGGAGAATGGGGCAGATATGGCCTGAGATTCAACGTGATCCAGCCAGGGCCAATTAAAACCAAG GGTGCCTTCAGCCGCCTGGACCCTGCTGGCGTGTACGAACAGGTGTTGCTCGACAGAATGCCCGTAGGTCGGCTGGGCACTCCAGGAGAGATCGCCAACCTTGCTGCTTACCTCTGCAGTGACTACGCCAGCTGGGTGTCTGGGGCG ATCATTCGAATGGATGGTGGAGAATATGTGCTCATGTCTGGAGAGTTCAATCACCTGAGAATG GTCACAAAGGACCAGTGGTCGGAATTTGAATCCATGATCAGGAAAACGAAAAATGAATCTTAA